In a single window of the Bacillus clarus genome:
- the recU gene encoding Holliday junction resolvase RecU encodes MTIRYPNGKRYNQTLQPQKKQVKKHTYSNRGMSLEEELNETNQYYLTHNIACVHKKPTPLQIVKVDYPARSAAVVKEAYFKQPSTTDYNGVYKGKYIDFEAKETKNKTSFPLQNFHLHQIEHMKQVIAHNGIAFVIIKFTLFDELYLLDAKYVISFWNRQDAGGRKSITKQEIEEHGSLLSCGYHPRIDYIRVLDTVYFS; translated from the coding sequence ATGACCATTCGTTATCCTAACGGAAAAAGGTACAATCAAACTTTACAACCTCAAAAAAAACAAGTAAAAAAACATACTTATAGTAATAGAGGTATGTCTCTTGAAGAGGAGCTAAATGAAACAAATCAATATTATTTAACACATAATATTGCATGCGTACATAAAAAACCAACACCTCTTCAAATCGTAAAAGTAGATTACCCGGCTCGAAGCGCTGCCGTTGTAAAAGAAGCTTATTTTAAACAACCTTCTACTACAGATTACAACGGTGTATACAAAGGAAAGTATATTGACTTTGAAGCGAAAGAAACAAAAAATAAAACAAGTTTTCCGCTCCAGAATTTCCACCTTCATCAAATTGAGCATATGAAACAAGTAATTGCTCATAATGGTATTGCATTTGTTATTATTAAATTTACACTTTTTGATGAACTTTATTTACTCGATGCAAAATATGTCATTTCATTTTGGAATCGCCAAGATGCTGGTGGACGCAAATCGATTACGAAACAAGAAATCGAAGAGCATGGATCCTTGTTGTCATGCGGTTATCATCCCCGGATTGACTATATCCGTGTACTAGACACGGTTTATTTTTCGTGA
- a CDS encoding DUF2515 domain-containing protein produces MFVWNDYEKIKKNRGNVSCTEEEKYIIKRIKLQTILANIDNVSRTQSYQEYYLRNKEIKWSFLASMVSRNAGWNMTDLAGKYYPNVLSETMRKRLFLAYEKANWIIFLDAYPQLLLYEQSKEENRPLFHLLQFFDISIFMEREWDVFFETRDMSRLMTALIINEQNKIQKPVIENIYFQQNVFNTLLFKFQELFHFSAVIFPTIEGRLYGFSVYQFEALQKRIEFGKRLAWLLFHPKYKELFYYFALQTSHTGSRTDYERYFEASKEGDTPELRETFSIVFHEEPRKGDWFHVEMNVEPLFLFQEPKEEIEITEWFIGKQDQLHIFSSLNRFVKRMDDFMI; encoded by the coding sequence ATGTTTGTGTGGAATGATTACGAAAAAATTAAAAAGAATCGGGGCAATGTTTCTTGCACAGAAGAAGAAAAATATATCATTAAGAGGATTAAATTACAGACGATTTTAGCCAATATAGACAATGTTTCACGCACACAATCGTATCAAGAGTATTACTTGAGAAATAAAGAGATTAAGTGGTCATTTTTAGCAAGTATGGTTTCGAGGAATGCTGGATGGAATATGACAGATTTAGCAGGGAAATATTATCCGAATGTTTTATCTGAAACAATGAGGAAGCGATTGTTTCTTGCATATGAGAAGGCGAATTGGATTATTTTTTTAGATGCATATCCTCAACTGTTATTATATGAACAAAGTAAGGAGGAAAATAGACCACTCTTTCATTTGTTGCAATTTTTTGACATATCTATTTTTATGGAAAGAGAATGGGACGTTTTTTTTGAGACAAGAGATATGAGTAGGCTTATGACAGCGCTCATTATTAATGAACAAAATAAAATTCAAAAACCAGTTATCGAGAATATATATTTTCAACAAAATGTATTCAATACTTTATTATTTAAATTTCAAGAGCTCTTTCATTTTAGTGCTGTTATTTTTCCAACGATAGAAGGTAGGCTATACGGTTTTTCTGTTTATCAATTCGAAGCATTACAAAAGCGTATAGAGTTTGGGAAGAGATTAGCGTGGTTATTATTTCATCCTAAATATAAGGAGTTATTTTATTATTTCGCCCTGCAGACTAGTCATACAGGATCGAGAACAGATTATGAACGTTATTTTGAAGCTTCGAAAGAAGGTGATACACCAGAGCTAAGAGAGACATTCTCCATTGTATTTCATGAAGAACCACGAAAGGGTGATTGGTTTCATGTGGAAATGAATGTAGAGCCTTTGTTTTTGTTTCAAGAACCGAAGGAAGAAATAGAGATAACGGAGTGGTTTATTGGAAAGCAGGATCAATTACATATTTTCTCTTCATTGAATCGTTTTGTTAAAAGAATGGATGACTTCATGATATAA
- a CDS encoding YppE family protein: MKYEALMKSSEKLIQYNDETIIKKREAGEFDFYKDMKPFVDMVDQELESWKELAYEWIKEEKPKYIHVQQIDQVYENLQNNALQCFVNKGKGKRFFETHQAILYTLQNVIEQCK; encoded by the coding sequence GTGAAGTATGAAGCATTAATGAAATCTTCGGAAAAATTAATACAGTATAATGATGAAACAATTATAAAAAAAAGAGAAGCTGGAGAGTTTGATTTTTATAAGGATATGAAGCCATTTGTCGATATGGTGGATCAGGAGTTAGAGTCTTGGAAAGAACTAGCTTATGAGTGGATAAAAGAAGAAAAGCCAAAGTATATACATGTGCAGCAGATCGATCAAGTGTATGAGAATCTGCAAAATAATGCACTGCAATGTTTTGTGAATAAAGGAAAAGGGAAACGTTTTTTTGAAACGCATCAAGCGATTTTATATACTTTGCAAAATGTTATAGAACAATGTAAGTAA
- a CDS encoding YppF family protein yields MVLGDLKQVFSEKKGYCTENMNELLDFARHCYLEGKICISDYRTLIRELEINGATKPTTIAES; encoded by the coding sequence ATGGTATTAGGGGATTTAAAACAAGTGTTTTCTGAAAAGAAGGGGTATTGTACAGAAAATATGAATGAATTGTTAGACTTCGCAAGACATTGTTACCTCGAAGGAAAAATATGTATATCAGATTATCGAACGTTAATACGTGAGTTAGAAATAAACGGGGCAACGAAACCTACAACTATTGCAGAATCATAA
- a CDS encoding YppG family protein — translation MFQHSNVYQQTNPYTEQNMYQYSEDPYLRYNMYPFAPYYGNQNYYQPFEVSFMNQQQQQQPYVNQQQQQQQPYVNPQYYGPSQAAPYMNQQSMFYPPKQPYPTMNKQKQQQQPSQFSSFVSQFKTADGNYDVNKMMNTAGQMMNAMNQVTGIVKQVGGFFTK, via the coding sequence ATGTTTCAACATTCTAATGTATATCAACAAACAAATCCATATACAGAGCAAAATATGTATCAATACAGTGAGGATCCATATTTGCGTTATAATATGTATCCTTTCGCGCCTTATTATGGAAACCAAAATTATTATCAGCCATTTGAAGTGTCCTTTATGAATCAACAACAGCAACAGCAGCCTTATGTGAATCAACAACAGCAACAGCAGCAGCCTTATGTGAATCCACAATATTATGGACCATCACAAGCGGCTCCGTATATGAATCAACAATCTATGTTTTATCCACCGAAACAGCCGTATCCAACGATGAATAAACAAAAACAACAGCAGCAACCAAGTCAGTTCTCTAGCTTTGTATCCCAGTTTAAAACAGCAGATGGTAACTATGATGTAAATAAAATGATGAATACAGCTGGACAGATGATGAATGCGATGAATCAAGTGACAGGGATTGTAAAACAAGTTGGAGGCTTTTTCACGAAATAA
- a CDS encoding CotD family spore coat protein encodes MYHCHPCFGGHKPTGPICTTAPVIHPTKQCVTHSFSTTVVPHIFPTHTTHVHHQQIKNQGFFPQTNSNVNVVDPGDPGFVGGFGGGCGPCGHGHHHHGHQISPFGPGPNVSPFGPGPNVSPFGPNVGPNVSPIGPNIGPNVGGIFKK; translated from the coding sequence ATGTATCATTGTCATCCTTGCTTTGGAGGGCATAAGCCTACAGGACCTATTTGTACAACTGCTCCTGTCATTCATCCAACGAAACAATGTGTAACACATTCTTTTTCAACAACGGTGGTGCCACACATTTTTCCAACTCATACAACGCATGTCCATCATCAACAAATAAAAAATCAAGGCTTCTTCCCGCAAACAAACTCAAATGTAAATGTTGTAGACCCTGGTGATCCGGGATTTGTTGGTGGATTTGGCGGTGGATGTGGCCCATGTGGTCATGGACACCACCACCACGGTCATCAAATATCTCCATTTGGACCGGGACCGAACGTCTCCCCATTTGGGCCAGGACCGAATGTCTCCCCATTCGGACCAAATGTAGGACCAAACGTATCTCCAATCGGACCAAATATCGGGCCAAACGTCGGTGGAATATTTAAAAAGTAA
- a CDS encoding DUF1273 domain-containing protein produces the protein MKVIAVTGYKPFELGIFKNDHPGVVCIKKAVHRKLLTFIEEGLEWVIISGQLGVELWTAEVVFEMQEEYPDLKLAVFTPFLEQEESWKEGNREYYESILARADHIDSITKRKYESPEQFKLKNQFFIEKSDALLAVYDVEKPGSPKYIVEAAKKKGEKENYHSYFILFSDLQDIIEEEQWDNAE, from the coding sequence ATGAAGGTTATTGCTGTGACAGGATATAAACCATTTGAGCTTGGAATATTTAAAAACGACCATCCTGGTGTTGTATGTATAAAAAAAGCAGTACATCGCAAATTACTCACTTTTATTGAGGAAGGATTAGAATGGGTCATTATTAGTGGGCAATTAGGGGTAGAATTATGGACTGCTGAAGTTGTTTTTGAAATGCAGGAGGAATATCCGGATTTAAAGTTAGCTGTGTTTACTCCCTTTTTAGAGCAAGAGGAATCTTGGAAAGAAGGAAACCGTGAATATTATGAATCTATTCTTGCAAGGGCGGATCATATTGATAGTATTACGAAAAGAAAATATGAAAGTCCAGAGCAATTTAAATTAAAGAATCAATTTTTTATTGAAAAAAGTGATGCGCTTTTGGCTGTATATGATGTAGAAAAACCAGGGAGCCCTAAATATATTGTAGAAGCAGCAAAGAAAAAAGGAGAAAAAGAAAATTATCACAGTTATTTCATTCTTTTTTCTGATTTACAAGATATAATAGAAGAGGAACAGTGGGATAATGCAGAGTAA
- the gpsB gene encoding cell division regulator GpsB, which translates to MISDKIKLTAKDILEKEFKTGMRGYQQEEVDKFLDMIIKDYEAFHKEFEQLQQQNVRLKRELEEQKLAVSQAPQQPVPTPVAQPVYNNTNTDILKRLSNLEKAVFGSKLYE; encoded by the coding sequence ATGATTTCGGATAAAATTAAATTAACAGCGAAAGATATTTTAGAAAAAGAGTTTAAAACAGGTATGAGAGGCTATCAACAAGAAGAAGTAGATAAGTTTCTTGATATGATCATTAAAGATTACGAAGCTTTTCATAAGGAGTTTGAACAATTACAGCAACAAAATGTTCGTCTGAAGCGCGAATTGGAAGAACAGAAATTAGCAGTGTCACAAGCTCCGCAACAACCAGTGCCAACGCCAGTTGCACAACCTGTATACAACAATACAAATACAGATATTTTAAAACGTTTATCTAATCTAGAAAAAGCTGTATTTGGAAGTAAGTTATACGAGTAA
- a CDS encoding THUMP domain-containing class I SAM-dependent RNA methyltransferase: MGKVTLIATAAMGIEALVAREVRDLGYECEVENGKVTFEADAKAICRSNLWLRTADRVKIKVGEFKATTFDELFEKTKALNWGDYIPENGEFPVIGKSLKSTLFSVSDCQRIVKKAVVEKLKTTYRRTTWFEEDGPLFRIEIAMLKDIATLTIDASGVGLHKRGYRLEQGEAPLKETLAAALIKLTNWKPDRPFVDPFCGSGTIPIEAALIGQNIAPGFNRSFASDEWGWIGKQNWREARQEAEDLANYNQPLQIIGSDIDHRMIRVAQDNAEEVGLGDLISFKQMQVKDFTTKEEYGYVVTNPPYGERLSERALVEKLYKEMGEVFRPLDTWSLYLLTSYEAFEKCYGKDASKKRKLFNGFIRTDYYQYFGKRPPRNS, from the coding sequence ATGGGAAAAGTTACTTTAATTGCAACTGCAGCAATGGGGATTGAGGCTTTAGTTGCACGAGAAGTTCGCGATCTTGGCTATGAATGTGAAGTAGAAAACGGAAAAGTAACGTTTGAAGCGGACGCAAAGGCAATTTGTCGTAGTAATTTATGGTTACGTACTGCAGACCGTGTGAAAATTAAAGTTGGTGAATTTAAAGCAACAACGTTTGATGAGTTGTTTGAAAAGACAAAAGCATTAAATTGGGGTGATTACATTCCGGAAAATGGAGAATTCCCTGTTATTGGAAAGTCTTTAAAGTCAACATTATTTAGTGTGTCAGATTGTCAACGTATTGTGAAAAAGGCTGTTGTTGAGAAATTAAAGACAACATACAGACGTACAACTTGGTTTGAAGAAGATGGTCCTTTATTCCGTATCGAGATTGCGATGTTAAAAGATATTGCAACATTAACGATCGATGCGAGCGGTGTTGGTCTTCATAAACGTGGATATCGTCTTGAGCAAGGGGAAGCGCCTTTAAAAGAAACATTAGCGGCTGCTTTAATTAAACTAACAAATTGGAAACCAGATCGCCCGTTCGTTGATCCTTTCTGTGGTTCTGGAACAATTCCAATTGAAGCGGCATTAATTGGACAAAATATTGCACCTGGATTTAACAGAAGCTTTGCATCGGATGAATGGGGCTGGATTGGTAAACAAAATTGGCGCGAAGCTCGTCAAGAAGCGGAAGATTTAGCAAACTACAATCAACCATTGCAAATCATTGGATCAGATATCGATCATCGTATGATAAGAGTTGCTCAAGATAATGCAGAAGAAGTTGGATTAGGGGATTTAATTTCATTTAAACAAATGCAAGTAAAAGATTTCACAACAAAAGAGGAATATGGCTATGTTGTAACGAATCCTCCATACGGGGAACGTTTAAGTGAAAGAGCACTTGTTGAAAAATTATATAAAGAAATGGGAGAAGTATTCCGCCCATTAGATACGTGGTCATTGTATTTATTAACAAGCTATGAAGCGTTTGAAAAATGTTATGGAAAAGATGCATCGAAAAAACGTAAACTGTTTAACGGCTTTATCCGTACAGATTACTACCAATACTTCGGAAAACGTCCACCGCGTAATTCATAG
- a CDS encoding DUF3921 domain-containing protein, which yields MDGFQLSMIQKAIHRTYDELGKEMDVHGTIADEIQKAQEEYLSALSHETLIDKRYLKSLI from the coding sequence ATGGATGGTTTCCAATTATCAATGATTCAAAAGGCTATTCATCGCACGTATGATGAGCTGGGAAAAGAAATGGACGTTCACGGTACCATTGCGGATGAAATACAAAAAGCACAGGAAGAGTATTTATCTGCATTATCGCATGAAACATTGATTGATAAGCGTTATTTAAAGTCATTAATATAG
- a CDS encoding ATP-dependent DNA helicase has translation MFTEKRLPFEVGKQDNFYDKLNEWIGDVFYDILPEKGFEERDEQIFMAFQLERAFQEKKVMFAEAGVGTGKTIVYLLYAICYARYTGKPAIIACADETLIEQLVKEEGDIAKLSEALGLSVDVRLAKSMDNYLCLRKLEDVMSGRAPEVIEDLYYELPQFVFDHGTMQNFTHYGDRKEFPLLNDEEWSKVNWDYFQDCFTCDSRHRCGQTLSREHYRKAADLIICSQDFYMDHIWTYDARKREGQIPLLPESSCVVFDEGHLVEYAAQKALTYRLKQTMMEQLLTRLLQNDIREEFAHLVEETIWQTERFFEVLQENKKEIAGSDRLEITVTEKVTAEAKRLYAKIGEVGDALVFESEMYTVNTYDLNIVDEHLDVLEHSLRLFMHEKNVITWGEEGDGAFTLVIMPRAVEEVLQEKVFSKKIPYIFSSATLSDNDSFAFTANSLGVKDYLSFSVASPFDYEEQMKVNLPSYTKENEWERKCQYTLENIQKTNGRTLVLFRTTQELTAFKEYVSKEQMSIPFLYEGDQEISQLVSRFQNEEETVLCAVHLWEGLDIPGSSLSHVIIWSLPFPPNDPVFEAKRKHVNDPFWDVDVPYMILRLRQGIGRLIRTSEDKGAISLFLSDHEDEKVIEAVKKVLPVKGQIL, from the coding sequence ATGTTTACTGAGAAGAGATTGCCATTTGAAGTAGGGAAACAAGATAATTTTTATGATAAGTTGAATGAGTGGATTGGAGATGTATTTTACGATATCCTTCCAGAAAAAGGTTTTGAAGAGCGCGATGAACAAATTTTTATGGCGTTTCAGTTAGAACGAGCTTTCCAAGAGAAGAAAGTTATGTTCGCAGAGGCGGGTGTAGGAACAGGAAAAACGATTGTATATCTTTTATATGCAATTTGTTACGCGCGTTATACAGGAAAGCCAGCTATTATTGCTTGTGCAGATGAAACGCTAATTGAACAGCTTGTGAAAGAAGAAGGAGACATTGCAAAATTGTCTGAAGCATTAGGGCTGTCTGTTGATGTGCGATTAGCGAAGTCAATGGATAATTACTTATGCTTACGTAAGCTTGAAGATGTTATGAGTGGACGAGCTCCAGAAGTAATTGAAGATTTATATTATGAATTACCTCAGTTCGTATTTGACCATGGTACGATGCAAAACTTTACGCATTACGGTGATCGAAAAGAATTCCCATTGTTAAATGATGAAGAGTGGTCAAAAGTGAATTGGGACTATTTCCAAGATTGCTTTACATGTGATTCCCGTCATCGTTGTGGTCAAACTCTGTCTCGTGAACATTATCGTAAAGCAGCAGATTTAATCATTTGTTCTCAAGATTTCTATATGGATCATATTTGGACGTATGATGCTCGTAAGCGTGAAGGTCAAATTCCATTATTACCAGAAAGTAGTTGTGTTGTCTTTGATGAAGGGCATCTTGTAGAGTATGCGGCGCAAAAAGCTCTAACATATCGTTTGAAGCAGACGATGATGGAACAGCTATTAACGAGATTACTACAAAATGATATTCGTGAAGAGTTCGCTCATTTAGTAGAAGAAACAATTTGGCAAACAGAAAGATTCTTCGAAGTTTTACAAGAAAACAAGAAAGAAATTGCAGGTTCTGATCGTTTAGAAATTACTGTGACAGAAAAGGTAACCGCTGAAGCGAAGCGACTTTATGCAAAAATTGGTGAAGTCGGTGACGCATTAGTATTTGAAAGTGAAATGTATACAGTAAACACATATGATTTAAATATTGTAGATGAGCATTTAGATGTGTTAGAGCATTCACTTCGTCTCTTCATGCATGAGAAAAATGTAATTACATGGGGGGAAGAAGGTGATGGTGCCTTTACGTTAGTTATTATGCCACGTGCAGTAGAAGAGGTATTACAAGAGAAAGTGTTCTCGAAAAAGATTCCATATATTTTCTCTTCTGCGACATTATCTGACAATGATTCATTTGCGTTTACAGCAAATAGTCTAGGGGTAAAAGATTATTTATCATTCTCGGTTGCGTCACCATTTGATTATGAAGAGCAAATGAAAGTGAATTTACCGTCATATACGAAAGAAAATGAATGGGAAAGAAAGTGCCAATATACACTTGAAAACATTCAAAAAACAAATGGACGTACACTTGTATTATTCCGTACAACGCAAGAACTTACAGCATTTAAGGAATATGTAAGTAAAGAGCAAATGTCAATTCCATTCTTATATGAAGGGGATCAAGAAATTAGTCAGCTCGTTTCGCGTTTCCAAAATGAAGAAGAGACTGTACTTTGTGCTGTTCATTTATGGGAAGGTTTAGATATTCCAGGTTCTTCCCTATCTCATGTTATTATTTGGTCACTACCATTCCCTCCAAACGATCCTGTGTTTGAAGCAAAACGTAAACATGTAAATGATCCATTTTGGGATGTAGATGTACCTTATATGATTTTACGTCTTCGTCAAGGAATTGGTCGTCTAATTCGTACAAGCGAAGATAAAGGTGCTATTTCATTATTCTTATCAGATCATGAAGATGAGAAAGTGATAGAGGCAGTGAAAAAAGTACTTCCCGTAAAAGGTCAAATACTATAA